The window CAGTAAGACATACCAATCCTTCCCTCTGATAAGTGTGCAGATGTGTGCAGCAGTCGTGGGATTCTCTAAAAgcaacatatacatataattttttcaataaaaaaaaaacttcaactaGATTTTCTTTCTGCTTCTCTTTTCTGTATCAAAGTCTTGTCATGTTGAGTTAAGTaatagaacaaaaaagaaaagaaaattcataGTCTTTCTGGTTTTGGTTAAGTGGTTCTGTACCACTGTAAGCTGCAGGTGCTCTTTAACAGGCAGGGTCCAAAAATCATATAAAGAGCTTTAAAAGAATATTCTGGAATGTCGGCTCTGAGAAATTGCAACACAACAGATTTTGAATATATTGGACAAGAAATGGAAAAGCTTATATTCATATTGATTAGGAAATTTACACAGCAAGTTTACATTTGGCACATTAACTGTAgtagtcagttttttttccttatatCCAAATGGATATCTGTACAATGACACAGACGAAAACTCTGAAAAGTATTTCATAACTGAATATAATGCCAAGACAGCAGTTCATTAAAATTCCAAGAAAAAAAGCATAGGAGATAAGAAACATGTTCATTCcaacagttaaaaaaattaagacaaaatGTTAATCTGATATGTCATTGATATGAAATGGTCCCGTAATGCATTCTTAAGCGCCTTGGGCCTAGAGAGTCGGACGCAGGCTGCTGCAGCGGAATCTACATTTTTCCACACTGTCATGAGCcaggcagtgagagagagacagcaacGAAGGGGCGTCCATTTTCTGCATACAAAAACAGACGTGGAGCGAACATTTCACAAAAGCAATTTGTATAGCTACATGTTTTCAATGCAGGAAGATACTGTCAGATAATTAAGGGCAGCAAACAGCAGGGtttgttcttaaaaaaaaaaaacaaagaaagaaagaaagaaagaaagaaagaaaggaaaaatatatatgtttccAAAAATGAGGCATGTGTATGTTTCTTCgtgagtactttttttttttccagacataACAAAAGCAGCAACTGTAGGAAGAACAGCAAAAGCAAGAAGAAAATGCAGCCATGgtatatttcttttaaatctcAATCAAGATTTACACAATCACTCAATAGGTAGTTGGCAAGTACACGTTGCTCATGCAAGATATCAACTTCCTCTTCAGGGGCAAAAAAAGGAATTTGGGGGGTCAACCGTGGGTAATGTAGTTTCCATGCAACTCTGGCACCGAGTCAGTGCAGGTATGTCTGGGGTCAGGGGTTGAGAGCGGGAAGCGGGGGACAAGGGTGGGGAGCATCAGCAGCCAGTTACAAAAATATTACCTCAGTTTCTCAAAAGAGGCCATCAGTGCTATGTCCTTACTGGGCTCTCTCTCGCCACACTTCCCCTTAATGTTTTCAATCCGGGGGAACTTGGCGCTGGTTTTGTGGCGGTACATCTTTTTGTGCGCGGGCCCGTTGATGCCTGGGACACAGAGGTTGGGCTTGTCGAACATATTGCAGCCCAGGGCAAGTTGCGGAAAGAACGGGTTAAATTTGGCCTGGTTCTTGCCCCCTTTGCCCACGGACTTTCTGCCCTTTGTGGCTCCAGAGGAGGCCGCACCTTTCTTTTTGGGTTCGGGCGCAGTACCGGCCAGGATTTTGAGGGTCTTTAGCTTGAGACTGTTTGCGTCTGGGGCAAGGCAGACACTGGACGCAGGGCCCCAAAGTGGCTCGACCGAGGCCATCATAAAGCGCTGGACAACCGCCATTCCAGAGACGATGTTGGACAGGATGTTGGATGGCTCCTCAAACTCTCGCTGGTCGTCCCCCGTTTGGTTGTTTCCATCTGCCCAGCCCAAGCTTGGCCATTCACCCACCACGCCATCAGTCAGCTGACCAGGCGCTGTGACTTTGTTCCCTTTATCATCAAGATGggcctttagtttttttttcgaGTTCTGGCGCGGCACTTTGACTTTCTCCGATTTGGCAGCTTTCGGGGCTTTGCTTTTTTTCGAACTCTGTCCTGCCCCCTGTTTGacacagtttttctttttcgcCCTTGTGCCTTTGGTCATCTTGCCAGCCTGCTCATCAAAATTGTCTTTGATTGTGTCTTTGTTGTCCAGCCCTATGCTGCTCCTACCATCGTCATCGTTCAAAGTGTGCAGCTGAAAAGGGTCCACAGCATATGGAGTGAGTCCATCTTGGCAGTCCATGATGTTACAGTGCCATTTCATGTCCGGATTGGTGGCATCCAGGTTCAGTTCGCTCCCGTCCTGGTACTCCTGTGCTTGGCAAGCTATTGTGATCTCACGAGCCATTACTTGTGGGGACAGATTGGGCGTCTCGGGGGGTGACAGCTCCGATAAGGACGTGTGCCTGAACTTATCCGGGGTGAAGTTCGAGATGTCCAGCAGGTCAGTGGACTCCCTAAGGGGCGTGATTGCCTCAATGCTCTGCTGGATCACCAGCTTGGGACTGCAGTGGGCCAGGAAGTTCTCACCGGTGTCTTCCTCGCCCTCCTTCTCACAGGACTTCAGACTCACAGAGCTATAGCTGCTCGAGGCGGCTGAGAGCGACCCAACGGAGTCAAAGCTGGTGAGCCGGCCGTTATCGGTATTTAGAGTGCCTCTTTGGAACTGCATCTGCTCGTCTGCACAGACCGCCTGGCACACCTGGTAATCTGCATCGGCCGGTAGGGACTGATCGGCTATGAAATTTTTCTCGTACAGCATCCGGCTGTCCTCTATGTTTACCTCACTGTACCCTGACACGGCCAAGTTGTCTGCTGGCAGTGGTGCGGCGACCGTGGCAGGAAAGCTGTCGGGAAGAATGGGGGCTTCCGGGATGTCGCCAACAAACTGCTGGTTGTGGCACCGCTGCGAGTGCCAGATTTGGGTGAAGCTCGAACAGTTCTGGGGCGACTGCTGGAGCTCGGACTCGGAGGGCGGGGAGAGGACGCAGCTCTGGGCGAGCTGCAGAGTGGCAAATGGCTTCTCTTCCAGGGGAAGACCCAGAGAGTACTGCCTCCGGGGCTGCTGGGAAAAGTACGAGATTCCAGTGCTACTAGAAGAGTCGGATGCGTCCAACAGAGTCTGGAGGTAACCCCCTGGGATGACCGGCACGCCGGCCGCCACCTCCTCGGACGCCGCGGCCTTTTCCGACGAGCAGTTGCCAGATATGAAAGCGAATTTTTCAGCATTGTTGTCGGGGTTTCCGCACGCACCCGAGCCCCCCTCTGCTTTGGCCTCACTTCCTGCAGAGTCTTTATTATGCAGAAGTGCACAATCTTCTGCGGCACCCGCCACGATTCCACCAGCCTCCTCGAGGGCCCTCAGCTTCTTGCTCCTCAGCCTGGCTTCGCTTTTGAATTTCCTGATCCGGACAATCTTATTCCCGATCCTCCTCTCCCCGTTGTCCTGCAAGCTGCTCCGCGACGACGTGATGTCACTCACGTGCAACGCGGCCGCGTGGTTGGGGGACACCACCATTAATGGCCTCCCTGC of the Denticeps clupeoides chromosome 18, fDenClu1.1, whole genome shotgun sequence genome contains:
- the nexmifb gene encoding neurite extension and migration factor, with translation MEPAGISALGEDCLMQPSRTCLSCFIETKDAGDAEPGVSLKMADANGADFDPCPIADMSMQCMSTGEAEGYGDQLLSNQLLSFPMPKPESMEKKADADAEKTDTDTEDATDKNLYEGLLLDKCNGEEALLTNTNQDWGYFESFISESKMELLDLCSKNELSVNLFSEEDVDNYMFDDEDDDSTLSSDVCSLKIRYESFQDNMREKTNVLQEETQFNFFPSLLVNCAKKDGAVVKKAGEELQPKPEELSLPECETKRERDESGEDKSPDYSSKMNYFLDSSNSTEDSGEYSDDSSCASFSFEPLQGGELRRSKKNGGSSNHLNYGLRAKRKVRYSEDYLYDVDSIDNEKNAEKREKPPAGPKKEEDDDWCPKKRRKSSRKEPPVIIKYIIINRFKGEKHMSVKLGKIDPAATTVSLDADTMSKYEKLAPLKHFWQERQREREEQLKLALGDKCHFHPNGRHRPFSSCLPKRKYKLANRFRIQRIHTVQQSPSGQDAALSEGATRGDAAAAGRPLMVVSPNHAAALHVSDITSSRSSLQDNGERRIGNKIVRIRKFKSEARLRSKKLRALEEAGGIVAGAAEDCALLHNKDSAGSEAKAEGGSGACGNPDNNAEKFAFISGNCSSEKAAASEEVAAGVPVIPGGYLQTLLDASDSSSSTGISYFSQQPRRQYSLGLPLEEKPFATLQLAQSCVLSPPSESELQQSPQNCSSFTQIWHSQRCHNQQFVGDIPEAPILPDSFPATVAAPLPADNLAVSGYSEVNIEDSRMLYEKNFIADQSLPADADYQVCQAVCADEQMQFQRGTLNTDNGRLTSFDSVGSLSAASSSYSSVSLKSCEKEGEEDTGENFLAHCSPKLVIQQSIEAITPLRESTDLLDISNFTPDKFRHTSLSELSPPETPNLSPQVMAREITIACQAQEYQDGSELNLDATNPDMKWHCNIMDCQDGLTPYAVDPFQLHTLNDDDGRSSIGLDNKDTIKDNFDEQAGKMTKGTRAKKKNCVKQGAGQSSKKSKAPKAAKSEKVKVPRQNSKKKLKAHLDDKGNKVTAPGQLTDGVVGEWPSLGWADGNNQTGDDQREFEEPSNILSNIVSGMAVVQRFMMASVEPLWGPASSVCLAPDANSLKLKTLKILAGTAPEPKKKGAASSGATKGRKSVGKGGKNQAKFNPFFPQLALGCNMFDKPNLCVPGINGPAHKKMYRHKTSAKFPRIENIKGKCGEREPSKDIALMASFEKLR